A single Brassica rapa cultivar Chiifu-401-42 chromosome A04, CAAS_Brap_v3.01, whole genome shotgun sequence DNA region contains:
- the LOC103863328 gene encoding protein FATTY ACID EXPORT 1, chloroplastic isoform X1, which produces MTSVFGIPYGGLVMSGGLLGFAFSRNLTSLSTGVLYGGALLALSTLSMKIWRQGKSSFPYILGQAVLSAVVFWKNFTTYSMVFRYLCDYAADCLALCLLACLQLLNVLLMQTKKLFPAGLFAVVSAAMLCFYSYVVLSGGNPPPKKLKPSASPSYRRNFHKL; this is translated from the exons ATGACTTCTGTGTTTGGCATTCCTTATG GTGGTCTTGTTATGAGTGGAGGGCTGCTTGGTTTTGCGTTTTCACGGAACCTTACAAGTTTAAGTACTGGGGTTCTCTATGGTGGTGCCCTTCTAGCTCTTAGTACATTGAGCATGAAGATTTGGCGACAGGGAAAATCTAGTTTCCCTTACATACTAGGTCAAGCAG TGCTTTCAGCTGTTGTCTTCTGGAAGAACTTCACAACTTATTCTATGGTATTTCGTTATCTTTGTGACTATGCTGCTGATTGTTTAGCTctttgcttgcttgcttgtcTTCAACTTCTTAACGTTCTACTTATGCAGACTAAGAAGCTGTTTCCTGCTGGACTTTTTGCTGTGGTTAG TGCTGCCATGTTGTGTTTCTATTCGTATGTGGTGCTCTCTGGAGGAAACCCACCTCCAAAGAAACTGAAACCATCTGCTAGTCCTTCATACCGAAGAAACTTCCATAAGTTATAG
- the LOC103863328 gene encoding protein FATTY ACID EXPORT 1, chloroplastic isoform X2 — MTSVFGIPYGGLVMSGGLLGFAFSRNLTSLSTGVLYGGALLALSTLSMKIWRQGKSSFPYILGQAVLSAVVFWKNFTTYSMTKKLFPAGLFAVVSAAMLCFYSYVVLSGGNPPPKKLKPSASPSYRRNFHKL, encoded by the exons ATGACTTCTGTGTTTGGCATTCCTTATG GTGGTCTTGTTATGAGTGGAGGGCTGCTTGGTTTTGCGTTTTCACGGAACCTTACAAGTTTAAGTACTGGGGTTCTCTATGGTGGTGCCCTTCTAGCTCTTAGTACATTGAGCATGAAGATTTGGCGACAGGGAAAATCTAGTTTCCCTTACATACTAGGTCAAGCAG TGCTTTCAGCTGTTGTCTTCTGGAAGAACTTCACAACTTATTCTATG ACTAAGAAGCTGTTTCCTGCTGGACTTTTTGCTGTGGTTAG TGCTGCCATGTTGTGTTTCTATTCGTATGTGGTGCTCTCTGGAGGAAACCCACCTCCAAAGAAACTGAAACCATCTGCTAGTCCTTCATACCGAAGAAACTTCCATAAGTTATAG